One Aphelocoma coerulescens isolate FSJ_1873_10779 unplaced genomic scaffold, UR_Acoe_1.0 HiC_scaffold_70, whole genome shotgun sequence genomic region harbors:
- the LOC138102336 gene encoding olfactory receptor 14J1-like — protein sequence MSNSSSISPFLLLALADTWQLQLLHFCLFLGISLAALLANGLIISAGACGQHLHSPMFFFLLNLALSDLGSICTTVPKAMHNSLWGTRHISYSACAAQVFFFLFFLSAEYFILTIMCYDRCVSICKPLHYGTLLGSRACAHMAAAAWASAFLYALMHTANTFSLPLCQGNALGQFFCEIPHILKLSCSKSYLRELGLIAVSACLLFGCFVFIVFSYVQIFRAVLRIPSEQGRHKAFSTCLPHLAVVSLFLSTVMFAYLKPPSISSPSLDVAVSVLYSVVPPALNPLIYSLRNQELRNSLKKVIAGLQKP from the coding sequence atgtccaacagcagctccatcagccccttcctcctgctggcattggcagacacgtggcagctgcagctcctgcacttctgcctcttcctgggcatctccctggctgccctcctggccaacggcctcatcatcagcgccggagcctgcggccagcacctgcacagccccatgttcttcttcctgctcaacctggccctcagcgacctgggctccatctgcaccactgtccccaaggccatgcacaattccctctggggcaccaggcacatctcctactcagcatgtgctgctcaggtgtttttctttctgttcttcctctCAGCAGAGTATTTCATCCTCACCATCATGTGCTATGACCGCTGcgtgtccatctgcaaacccctgcactacgggaccctcctgggcagcagagcttgtgcccacatggcagcagctgcctgggccagtgcctttctctacgctctcatgcacacggccaatacattttccctgcccctgtgccagggcaatgccctgggccagttcttctgtgaaatcccacacatcctcaagctctcctgctccaaatcctacctcagggaacttgggctcatcgctgtcagtgcctgtttgctctttggctgttttgtgttcattgttttctcctatgtgcagatcttcagggccgtgctgaggatcccctctgagcagggccggcacaaagccttttccacgtgcctccctcacctggctgtggtctctctgttcctcagcactgttatGTTTGCCTACCTGAAGCCCCCGTCCATctcgtccccatccctggatgtggcagtgtcagttctgtactcggtggtgcctccagccctgaaccccctcatctacagcctgaggaaccaggagctcagaAACTCTCTGAAGAAAGTGATTGCTGGTTTGCAGAAACCCTAA